GTAGATAAGTAGAATGGTTTCAGGTTAAGTCTGAGGCAGATTTAGCTAGTGGGGTTTCTCATAATTTTTCAAACTTCCCATTCATTGTGGAACATCGGGTGATCCCGGTTCGAGAAAACTGAAGGGGGTGGAAGGAAACATGGAGAAAAGTCTCAGTCATTGATGATTATTCGGTTCATCGCAATAACTTGTCAGATTTATGCAGGATAGGCTACAGATGGATTCGTCAGTTCCTAGCCCTCTGTTGTTATGCTCTATTGCTCATGCCTGGTTTTATTCAAGGTTGGTGTTTCGAAACCCTCAAATTGTTCTTCATGCAATGAGTTTCCTATGATTGTCTTGTAATTAGAATCTACAGTGATATACTTGGTTGATCATTGCCTTCAAACCATGTTTGATATGATATAGTTATCTCATATAGTAGATTTAATTatctgtttttgctttatttcagtTTTATATTATTACTTCTTCTCAAGCCAAGTTCATAGAAGTGTTGTATATGGAGAACAACCAAGAAACAGGTGTTTATTTCTTTTTCTACAAGTTTATTACCATCTGATAGCGCTACTCAATAAACCAATTTGTTGTTTATCTCGGTTTATTTGGTAAATTAGTTAAGTTGTTGATATCTTATACACTGCATTTGTTTTTGTAGATTGGATTTGTATATACCAGCTGGCACCAGAGGGTTGAAGCCAGTTGTGGCATTTGTCACTGGTGGGGCATGGATCATAGGGTGAGTACAAGTATGTACTGAATTGGTCCTCAAGATTTTTTCTTTCTCTTTAGCTTTCTAGAACACCAGCAAGTTTTATATTTTGTCTTGACTTTGTGTGAAGCAATTCATATATCTCAGGTACAAAGGGTGGGGTGCCCTTTTAGGCAGACGCTTGGCAGAAAGGGGCATCTTAGTTGCATGCATTGATTACAGGTACTAGGAATAAATCCAAATACGCAAACCAGCATGCttcttatatactccctccgttccgaattacttgtcttagatttgtctagatacggaggtatctagcactaaaatgagtctagatacatccgtatctagacagatccaagacaagtaattcggaacggagggagtatatcatactCATGGGTCATATCAATGGTTTGTTTGCAGAAATTTCCCTCAGGGGACTATTGGTGACATGGTAGAAGATGTATCCCAAGGAATCTCATTTGTCTGCAACAATATAGCTAGCTATGGAGGTGATCCAGAAAGGTTTATAGCTTATAACTGATCAAAATTTTAAGTTTGCCTACTGCAATTTAAAACAGTTCCTTCTTATGTATGCCCTGCACATGTGCACATATGAGAAACCTTCTGTGTGATTCAGGAATTCACTAATGTAGAAGTTGATGTAGAATGTATAGAAGGCATTGTTCATTTGGTTATTCACCTTTTCTAGGACTGCGACTTAAAGCATCTCTTTTCCAAAAGATTATTGGTGCATTATATCCTTAAAGCTGAATAGAGGAAAAAATATCCTGAAAGGACACATTTATAGTCATTTTGTTCTGATATTTTCTATCTACATCGTGCTAACAGGATTTATCTTGTTGGACAATCTGCTGGTGCACATATTGCTGCTTGTACTCTCGTAAATCAGGCTATCAGAGAATGTGGCGAAGATACTTCCACTTGGAGTGTTGCGCAACTAAAAGCATACTTTGGTATTTCTGGCGGGTAAGCATGTGACTGGCAGAAATTGCAGATATCCCTGTTTTCTTGACAATTTGTGGGCACTATCGCCAGCAATCAGTTTTTTTGCATTGTCAATATTGGCAGTCTGTCCAGTAGAATTTATCTCTAGCTGCAGCCAGCAATTTAGTCTCTTCTGCTTCCTTGTTGGGCAGAACATTAATATACTTGTTTTAAATTACGAGGGGGTATTTGCCTGTTCAGCGATTCTAGCTTACAAATTACACGCTCCTGCTCCAATGCTACTTATCCCTTTAGCACCTTTGTCCAAAATTCATTGTGTAACATAACATTTGATAGGAGCATCATTACTGATTCACACACATGAGTGCCTGAGAATAGCTGTACTGGCCTTGACATTCTTTGTTCTGTTTCTGCAGTTATAATCTTCTTAACTTGGTTGATCATTTCCATAGGCGTGGTCTGTACCGGTCTGTCTTTCTCAGGTATTTATCTTTGACCGCTAGCATTTATCCATGTTTGGACACCAAAAAACATTTCCTTTTGTGAAAAAGGCATTTTTTTTTCTTAACCGCTATTGTTAGGATACTATACCATTGCGACCTTATGTTTCAGCATTATGGAAGGTGAGGAATCATTGAGGAAATTTTCTCCAGAAGTGATGGTTAAGGACGTAGCTGTTAGATCCGCAGTTTCTCTATTGCCTCGGATTATCCTTTTTCATGGGACAAGTGACTGCTCAATGCCTTCTGCTGAAAGGTGGGTCAAACTGAAATTGTTAGCCACATCAGATTTTATAACTGTGCCCTCTCATGAGTTTTTAGCTTGTATTCTGGATATTGGTATGAACTGACTCAGTCCAAAAATGCAGTGAAGCATTCCTTGACGCTTTACAACAGCGTGGTGCTAAAGCGGATctattcttatatgaaggaaagacaCACACTGATTTATTTCTTCAGGTAATTATTGCGATTTGTGACACTAGCACTGTTTGAAAGGATTTCTTTATTTGAACATTTTGACCTTCTTGGTATTATTTTGAAGTGCTTAATTTATCCATGTATAAATAGGAAGCACATTGTTTTCTTCGTGAaattattttccatgttgtgatttcGAGCATGGCCGTGAATCTTGTTCTCAAGATAAAAAAGTGCTCGGTCAGAGCTTTGTCGTTTTTTCatgctaggtttgctcataaattgCTAACTGGAAACCTCTGTAGCTCAATAAAAAATGATTGGGTTGTCTTGGTGTAGAGTGCAGACGTATTTCGACGATTAGAAGATGAATGACTTGCTATTTTTAGAGAGCAACTCTTTTGTGTGATCTCCATGTAGCTTGAGTCTTATTATTGTGATATTATCCGGACACTATTTACCTCTGAGCTGCCGGTACCTATTCCTTGCGTTTTTCTAAATTTTGATGCTTATGGTTCTAATGCTCGATCTTTTTCCTCTTGTCATAAATATTGCATCAAAAGGATCCTCTTCGGGGCGGTAGGGATAAGATGCTGGAAGAGATTGTCGCCGTGATACAAAATGACGATCCAGGGGCGTCCGCGCAGCACCTTGCCGTGCCCATTGCACGCCGTCTTGTTCCTGAATTCATGCTGAGGCTTGCTGGGAGAGTGAGCCCTTTCTGAACGTGGTGGTGATTACTGGACACGACGACTAGCGAGGCAATTTACTGCAAGAACCATATACTTACTAGTTAGCTACAGAATTCGTTTGGTGGCCCGCTGCACTGTTAATTAACCAGAGATGTATCTCGCTGTTCTGTATGAGTTGTGTAAAGGCAGACCTTACTGTAGATGACTGCCACTGCGGTATACTTGTATTGTATCTCAGTGTATAGTATGGCTCATTATTTTCTTAGCTCTTGAGCCTCGCATTGTATCTTGTGTAATTGGAACAAAGGCCAGCCTGTGGTTGATATCGACTGTGAAACCTAGTTTGTTATGGAAATGCCGATGGCTCACAAAAATATGAATAGAAAATGGAACCAAGTCAATTTGCACATCAAAGTACAAAATTGCACAGAAAGTGTTGCGTGATTTTAGGTGTAGAATCTTTAAACTTACGGAATTGATGACAATCTGATGTCAGATTTTTAGAAACTCAGCACGAACGTCTCCTGGCCGTTGTTTTCTCGCACGTATCTTGGAGCAGCGAAAGCAGCCATGTCAGCGCTCAAATCCGTTCGGGGGAAAGGAAAACCGTCGCGAGCGCCTCCCCACTTCTCTGTTCCCCTTATCCTTTTTAatgttttttttttctattttgcaaTTGACCATGGCAAATTGGCAATCCCATGTAGGGTTTCTCCCAAAGACATTGCTTTTATTTGTGGGAGATCAGACCTTTTTCTAAGTTTGGCATGTTACCATGTTTTAGAGATTTTTTAAATTATTTTGGTAGTCACATGgcatttttttatgaattttgatctACACAATACGGTAATTTTGTGAAAATTAATGGACAAATCACATGGTATTTTTTTACGGGTTTTCGTGTTCTCTAGGACATGGCAAACTACATACATATCCGTCAATACATTTTGTAAGAAATGTGTAAAAAGTTTTGCCATGGTAATAAAAAATGGCAAAATTATTTTTTGCACCATGCCATATTCATTTTTTAACACCCTAGCACTTTTAAACACACCATGGCAAATTTGTTATCATCACACTCTTTTTATTCTACAATTTTTCCTTTTCTTGATTTTTTTGCATCATCTCATGAAGCACAATGGCATTTTCTAAATTCCATGAATGACATTTTTTAGTTTTGACAAACTTATGTCCTTTTTAAGACACAGTCATTGCAAAACTGGGCTATGCACTGGTTTAAGGCTTTTCTTTTTGGGCCATCTGTAGTGCTATTGAAGGGGTCGCACTGGGGCCCGATCGTAGCGAACATTTTCGTTCGTTGGAACGATCGGTTGCCAACGAAGCTTTCATTCGACTAGGAAAAGagcatgtgcgttgcaacgggagaaacaatATCACTCTCCTAACCCAATAACCACGACACAAGACTCCAGTAGGTCCACGTCATTTATTTCAACACATGGCATCTCATCTATGCCCCCCCGCCGCCGATGGTGGCCTCAGTGCTCACACAATCACAACACATTTGAATGTTGTCAATTGTAAAGCGTCTCTCTTGGCATAAGATGAGAAATCTAATTTTGTCTATGAGGTTTGGCAAGGTGTGCATGCATGGTTATAGATAGTTTCTTTCGTCTCCAATTCTGGTTTTGCCGTGGTGTTCTTTCCAATCCGGATAGATATTGAtatgaaagaaaaaaaaagcatGCACTATGATTAAGGTTGCACCCTAAATTACATTTTAAATGGTTAAtatgtaaaataacatcatattcagattttaCATATTTTTCTATTCAAATTCCATATATAGCATATTTATATTACTTAGAAAGTATAGTTAACCCTATCACGATGTTGCTAAAAATAATAATAACACTTTCTTTCCTATGCAGTTGCAATCCATATCACTAACAAAATTTCTTATGTTAAATTTAAATTATATGATGTAACAAaagtttttttgaattatttttttggAAATTGTATAAATTGTACTAATACTGTATGCATGTAT
This portion of the Triticum dicoccoides isolate Atlit2015 ecotype Zavitan chromosome 7A, WEW_v2.0, whole genome shotgun sequence genome encodes:
- the LOC119330629 gene encoding probable isoprenylcysteine alpha-carbonyl methylesterase ICMEL1 isoform X1, translated to MEVELPARASSSQAKARETPPPSSAASATTASLAEDALLLPGEGVVRRRAVRERFAARSLSFRRDVGHAASETFLLTRLTLTLLRYLGIGYRWIRQFLALCCYALLLMPGFIQVLYYYFFSSQVHRSVVYGEQPRNRLDLYIPAGTRGLKPVVAFVTGGAWIIGYKGWGALLGRRLAERGILVACIDYRNFPQGTIGDMVEDVSQGISFVCNNIASYGGDPERIYLVGQSAGAHIAACTLVNQAIRECGEDTSTWSVAQLKAYFGISGGYNLLNLVDHFHRRGLYRSVFLSIMEGEESLRKFSPEVMVKDVAVRSAVSLLPRIILFHGTSDCSMPSAESEAFLDALQQRGAKADLFLYEGKTHTDLFLQDPLRGGRDKMLEEIVAVIQNDDPGASAQHLAVPIARRLVPEFMLRLAGRVSPF
- the LOC119330629 gene encoding probable isoprenylcysteine alpha-carbonyl methylesterase ICMEL1 isoform X2; this encodes MEVELPARASSSQAKARETPPPSSAASATTASLAEDALLLPGEGVVRRRAVRERFAARSLSFRRDVGHAASETFLLTRLTLTLLRYLGIGYRWIRQFLALCCYALLLMPGFIQVLYYYFFSSQVHRSVVYGEQPRNRLDLYIPAGTRGLKPVVAFVTGGAWIIGYKGWGALLGRRLAERGILVACIDYRNFPQGTIGDMVEDVSQGISFVCNNIASYGGDPERIYLVGQSAGAHIAACTLVNQAIRECGEDTSTWSVAQLKAYFGISGGYNLLNLVDHFHRRGLYRSVFLR